A DNA window from Anaerocolumna sp. AGMB13020 contains the following coding sequences:
- a CDS encoding transposase, translated as MEKIHRESPDKGYRRIRDDLERYHDTKVNDKRVLRICRNRDIKSTIKYSNNGCTRKSTNPQYIAENTLNCEFKADAPNEK; from the coding sequence ATGGAAAAGATTCATAGGGAATCTCCAGACAAAGGATACCGCAGAATCAGAGATGATCTTGAACGATATCATGACACAAAAGTAAATGATAAACGTGTATTACGCATCTGTCGCAACCGAGATATCAAATCGACGATTAAGTACTCTAATAATGGATGTACAAGGAAGTCCACAAATCCACAATACATAGCTGAAAATACGCTAAACTGTGAATTCAAAGCAGATGCACCAAACGAGAAGTAG
- a CDS encoding helix-turn-helix domain-containing protein, translating into MSGKGSYRDLAIKYKIANPETVRCWVMKYNGHEELRASGTGGYSIKAKGRKTTFDDRVEIVQYCIAHEHNYTETAKKYQVSYQQARNYTVKYELDGVEALKDNRGKRKLEDQMTELERLRAENKILRAENERAEMESSFLKKLEEIERMRG; encoded by the coding sequence TTGAGTGGAAAAGGTTCTTATCGAGATCTCGCAATAAAATACAAGATAGCTAATCCAGAAACTGTTAGATGTTGGGTTATGAAGTATAATGGTCATGAGGAGCTAAGAGCTTCTGGAACAGGAGGATATTCCATTAAGGCCAAAGGACGAAAAACAACATTTGATGATCGTGTCGAAATCGTACAGTATTGTATAGCGCATGAACATAATTATACGGAAACAGCCAAGAAATATCAGGTATCCTATCAACAAGCACGTAATTATACCGTTAAATATGAATTAGACGGAGTTGAAGCTTTAAAGGATAATCGTGGAAAAAGAAAACTTGAAGACCAAATGACGGAATTAGAACGTCTCCGTGCTGAAAACAAGATTTTAAGAGCTGAAAATGAACGAGCTGAAATGGAGTCATCATTCTTAAAAAAACTCGAGGAAATAGAGAGGATGCGGGGCTAA
- a CDS encoding transposase — protein MSRKKISPSEKLQAVQEYLAGKGSIEIIAAKYGITYTISEMACKI, from the coding sequence ATGTCTAGAAAAAAGATATCACCATCAGAGAAACTTCAAGCCGTACAGGAATATTTAGCTGGCAAAGGGAGTATTGAAATAATTGCAGCAAAATATGGCATAACATACACCATTTCGGAAATGGCTTGCAAAATATGA